In Dolichospermum flos-aquae CCAP 1403/13F, the following proteins share a genomic window:
- a CDS encoding cupin has product MQGQDLFVAENGQYQVCKSARSWDLLRDNYRLYRFLTEVEDILKNVEDESTRLPEIRMLVRRLIINSYWVQSQSLQPDLKTGISVLLLYDELGFPLTVQTVTFAPGTTSNIHNHGTWGVVAILKGQEKNTFWRRSSNPEFPDKIEKTGEVNLSSGDLISFTPETIHQVQAIGKEPTVTFNIYGETNPKQRFEFDVTNHIAKKF; this is encoded by the coding sequence ATGCAAGGTCAGGATTTATTTGTTGCTGAAAATGGACAATATCAAGTTTGTAAATCAGCAAGATCATGGGATTTATTGCGTGATAATTATCGTCTGTATCGCTTTTTAACTGAAGTCGAAGATATCCTCAAAAATGTTGAAGATGAATCAACACGACTACCAGAAATTAGAATGTTGGTAAGACGATTAATTATTAATTCCTATTGGGTACAAAGTCAATCTTTACAACCTGATCTAAAAACGGGAATCTCGGTTCTACTATTATATGATGAATTAGGATTTCCCCTAACTGTACAAACAGTAACATTTGCACCAGGAACAACTTCTAATATTCATAATCATGGAACATGGGGAGTAGTCGCAATTTTAAAAGGTCAGGAAAAAAACACATTTTGGCGACGGAGTTCAAACCCAGAATTTCCTGATAAAATTGAAAAAACAGGCGAAGTAAATTTATCCTCCGGTGATCTTATCAGTTTTACACCTGAGACAATACATCAAGTTCAAGCCATTGGTAAAGAACCAACAGTAACATTTAATATTTATGGAGAAACAAACCCAAAACAGAGATTTGAATTTGACGTAACTAATCACATTGCTAAAAAATTTTAA
- a CDS encoding XisI protein: MDSLTNQYRQIIKKILEEYADFLGDDEQVKVELVLDEKNDRYLLVETGWKNGYRIYGTLLHLDLIDGKVWIQHDGTEEGVANDLVAGGIPKSHIILGFKSPEIRKYTEFAVF, from the coding sequence ATGGATTCCTTAACTAACCAATATCGTCAAATCATTAAAAAAATTCTTGAAGAATATGCTGATTTTCTTGGTGATGATGAACAGGTTAAAGTTGAATTGGTGTTAGATGAGAAAAATGATCGTTATTTATTAGTAGAAACTGGTTGGAAAAATGGTTATCGGATATATGGAACTTTATTACATCTTGATTTAATTGATGGTAAGGTTTGGATTCAACATGATGGTACTGAGGAGGGGGTTGCTAATGATTTGGTTGCTGGGGGAATACCAAAATCACATATCATTTTAGGGTTTAAGTCTCCTGAGATTCGGAAATATACGGAGTTTGCGGTTTTTTAG
- a CDS encoding XisH family protein, with product MPAKDIYHNTVKNALIKDGWKIIRDPLRIRLARGKNLFVDLGAERLLAAERETEKIAVEVKSFTRPSDMKDLEDAVGQFVLYDHLLARYYPEYKLFLAVSESTCKTVFEEEAGQTLIEDGVIRLFSFDAEQEVIVKWIP from the coding sequence ATGCCAGCTAAAGACATCTATCACAATACTGTAAAAAATGCACTTATCAAAGATGGTTGGAAAATTATCCGTGACCCTTTACGAATTCGTTTAGCAAGAGGTAAAAATCTATTTGTTGATTTAGGTGCTGAAAGATTATTAGCAGCAGAACGAGAAACAGAAAAAATAGCTGTTGAGGTGAAAAGTTTTACTCGTCCTTCGGATATGAAAGACCTGGAAGACGCTGTTGGTCAATTTGTGTTATATGATCATTTATTAGCACGTTATTATCCTGAATATAAGTTATTTCTGGCTGTGAGTGAAAGCACTTGTAAAACAGTTTTTGAAGAAGAAGCTGGTCAAACTTTAATTGAAGATGGTGTAATTCGTTTATTTAGTTTTGATGCTGAACAGGAGGTAATTGTCAAATGGATTCCTTAA